The Fortiea contorta PCC 7126 genome has a segment encoding these proteins:
- a CDS encoding YajQ family cyclic di-GMP-binding protein, with amino-acid sequence MASTFSFDIVSDFDRQELVNAVDQVERDVKSRYDLKDTATSVELNEESITISTDSEFTLESVHTILREKAAKRNLSQKIFDFGKVESASGNRVRQEIKLKKGISQEIAKQISKLIRDEFKKVQASIQGDAVRVTAKAKDDLQTVIQRLKQEDFPVALQFTNYR; translated from the coding sequence ATGGCTTCTACCTTTTCTTTTGACATTGTGAGCGACTTTGACCGACAAGAATTGGTAAACGCTGTCGATCAAGTTGAACGAGACGTTAAAAGTCGTTATGACCTCAAAGATACTGCAACTAGTGTTGAGTTAAACGAAGAAAGCATTACTATCAGCACCGACAGCGAGTTTACCTTAGAATCTGTGCACACAATTCTGCGGGAAAAAGCCGCAAAACGTAACCTCTCTCAAAAAATATTTGATTTTGGCAAAGTTGAATCAGCCAGCGGGAACCGCGTACGCCAAGAAATTAAACTCAAAAAAGGCATTAGCCAAGAAATCGCCAAGCAAATTTCTAAACTGATTCGAGACGAATTCAAAAAAGTCCAAGCCTCGATTCAAGGTGATGCAGTGCGGGTGACAGCTAAAGCCAAGGATGATCTGCAAACTGTCATCCAGCGGTTGAAACAAGAAGACTTTCCTGTGGCGTTACAATTCACTAACTATCGTTAA
- a CDS encoding MAPEG family protein, translating into MIIFLYAIAAAAALIYLPFLLVAYARVQIGLEALSTPRAIFDKLPPYAQRATWAHQNSFEAFMLFAAAALMAYVTGVNSPVAVTAAIAFIVARLLYSVFYILNIPLLRSLMFGIGSLGSGTLIVFSIIQANS; encoded by the coding sequence ATGATTATTTTTTTATACGCCATTGCGGCAGCCGCAGCGCTGATTTATCTGCCATTTTTACTGGTAGCTTATGCGCGGGTGCAGATTGGGTTGGAAGCTTTGTCAACCCCTCGCGCCATATTCGATAAGTTACCACCATACGCCCAACGAGCTACCTGGGCGCATCAAAATTCCTTTGAAGCGTTTATGTTGTTTGCTGCAGCAGCTTTGATGGCTTATGTTACAGGTGTAAATTCTCCAGTAGCAGTAACAGCAGCGATCGCTTTTATTGTCGCTCGGTTGTTATACTCAGTTTTTTATATATTGAATATACCCCTATTGCGATCGCTCATGTTTGGCATTGGCTCTCTTGGCTCTGGTACTCTCATTGTCTTCAGTATCATCCAAGCTAATAGCTAA
- a CDS encoding phosphotransacetylase family protein: MPKSAKYLLIGSTQTYSGKSATVLGLSHQLKQKGLDITYGKPLGTCLNASGGSVIEEDVQFIAHSLNLPANRVTPTMLTLDQVSVQKRLRGEDKTDYQQSLAQQYLPASRGDLVLLEGPGDLEEGKLFNLSLLQAAEVLDAGVLLVARYKSLLSVEALLSAKQRLGDRLIGVVLNDIPTDQIATSQTLLRPFLEQQGIPVFATLPKSDLLRSVSVGELVKQLNAEVLCCSDRLDLLVESLAIGAMNVNAAVKYFRKRHNMAVVTGGDRVEIQQAALETSTQCLILTGQLPPPAFIRNRAEELEIPILSVDLDTLTTVEIVDRTFGQVRLHEPIKVQCISQLMGEHFDFERLLSVLGLSPAAALS, translated from the coding sequence GTGCCGAAATCCGCAAAATATTTGTTGATAGGATCAACTCAGACTTACAGCGGTAAATCTGCAACAGTTCTGGGCTTATCCCATCAGCTAAAGCAAAAAGGACTGGATATCACCTACGGCAAACCACTAGGTACGTGTTTAAATGCGTCTGGTGGTAGCGTAATTGAGGAAGATGTCCAGTTCATTGCTCACAGCCTCAATCTGCCAGCCAATCGTGTTACACCCACGATGTTAACTCTAGATCAAGTAAGTGTACAAAAACGCCTACGCGGTGAAGACAAAACCGATTATCAACAATCTTTAGCACAGCAATATTTACCAGCGTCCCGTGGGGACTTGGTGTTGCTAGAGGGGCCTGGTGACTTAGAAGAAGGTAAATTGTTTAATTTGTCTTTGCTACAAGCAGCAGAAGTACTGGATGCAGGTGTGCTGTTGGTAGCCCGCTACAAATCGCTGCTTTCAGTGGAAGCACTATTATCGGCAAAACAGCGCTTAGGCGATCGCTTAATTGGTGTAGTGCTCAATGACATCCCCACAGACCAAATAGCCACCTCGCAAACACTCCTACGCCCATTTTTAGAACAGCAAGGTATTCCTGTATTCGCCACCTTACCAAAAAGCGACCTACTCCGCAGCGTCAGCGTTGGTGAATTAGTCAAGCAGTTAAATGCAGAAGTCCTCTGTTGTAGCGATCGCTTAGATTTACTCGTCGAAAGCCTCGCCATCGGCGCAATGAACGTCAACGCCGCTGTGAAATATTTCCGCAAACGCCACAACATGGCCGTAGTCACAGGGGGCGATCGCGTAGAAATTCAGCAAGCTGCACTAGAAACCTCCACCCAATGCCTCATTCTCACCGGACAATTACCACCTCCCGCCTTTATTCGCAACCGTGCTGAAGAACTAGAAATCCCCATTTTATCGGTCGATTTAGATACACTCACCACCGTGGAAATTGTTGACCGCACTTTTGGTCAAGTGCGCCTCCACGAACCGATTAAAGTACAATGCATCTCCCAGCTAATGGGTGAGCATTTTGACTTTGAGCGCCTACTATCTGTACTAGGCTTAAGTCCAGCAGCCGCATTATCCTAA
- the ebsA gene encoding type IV pilus biogenesis protein EbsA: MSIEQLQPATQQQASVYLPYIQGNRRNILPHAISLYQKGVVEGHRKIEAGENIPFVASWNVATLPSDLTRCRMQFDGEADLSYEVMMASFEFMTFLIELMENHKRYRVIDFSQAFYRKMLRLDE, translated from the coding sequence ATGTCTATTGAGCAACTCCAGCCTGCGACTCAGCAACAAGCGAGCGTTTACTTACCTTACATTCAAGGAAACAGGCGTAATATATTGCCCCACGCCATCAGTCTTTATCAAAAAGGCGTTGTGGAAGGACATCGCAAAATAGAAGCTGGTGAAAATATTCCCTTTGTCGCCAGTTGGAATGTAGCCACTTTACCTTCAGATTTAACCAGATGTCGAATGCAGTTCGATGGTGAAGCTGACTTAAGTTATGAAGTGATGATGGCGAGTTTTGAGTTTATGACTTTTTTAATTGAGTTGATGGAAAACCATAAACGCTATCGTGTGATTGATTTTTCTCAAGCTTTTTATCGTAAGATGCTGCGTTTAGATGAATAA